Proteins from a genomic interval of Streptomyces sp. NBC_00820:
- a CDS encoding AAA family ATPase, whose protein sequence is MTDPTTDNAGTTGNADAARASLEALRAEIAKAVVGQDPAVTGLVVALLCRGHVLLEGVPGVAKTLLVRALASALDLDTKRVQFTPDLMPSDITGSLVYDTRTAEFSFQPGPVFTNLLLADEINRTPPKTQSSLLEAMEERQVTVDGTPRPLPDPFLVAATQNPVEYEGTYPLPEAQLDRFLLKLTIPLPSRQDEIDVLTRHASGFNPRDLRAAGVRPVAGPADLEAARAAVAKTAVSPEITGYVVDICRATRESPSLTLGVSPRGATALLATSRAWAWLTGRDYVIPDDVKALALPTLRHRVQLRPEAEMEGVTADSVINAILAHVPVPR, encoded by the coding sequence ATGACGGACCCGACCACTGACAACGCCGGGACCACCGGGAACGCGGACGCTGCCCGCGCCTCCCTGGAAGCCCTGCGCGCCGAGATCGCGAAAGCCGTGGTCGGCCAGGACCCCGCCGTGACCGGCCTCGTCGTCGCTCTCCTCTGCCGCGGACACGTTCTCCTTGAAGGAGTCCCTGGAGTAGCCAAAACGTTGCTCGTACGCGCACTCGCGTCCGCACTCGACCTCGACACCAAGCGCGTCCAGTTCACGCCCGACCTGATGCCGAGCGACATCACCGGCTCGCTCGTCTACGACACCCGCACCGCCGAGTTCTCCTTCCAGCCCGGCCCGGTCTTCACCAACCTCCTCCTCGCGGACGAGATCAACCGCACCCCGCCGAAGACCCAGTCCTCCCTGCTGGAGGCCATGGAGGAACGCCAGGTCACAGTGGACGGCACCCCGCGTCCGCTCCCCGATCCGTTCCTGGTCGCGGCCACCCAGAACCCGGTCGAGTACGAGGGCACCTACCCCCTCCCCGAGGCCCAACTGGACCGGTTCCTGCTCAAGCTGACGATCCCTCTGCCGTCCCGCCAGGACGAGATCGACGTCCTCACCCGGCACGCCTCGGGATTCAACCCGCGCGATCTGCGCGCCGCCGGTGTGCGTCCCGTCGCGGGCCCCGCCGACCTGGAGGCCGCCCGCGCCGCCGTCGCCAAGACGGCCGTCTCCCCCGAGATCACGGGCTACGTCGTGGACATCTGCCGCGCCACCCGCGAATCGCCCTCCCTCACGCTGGGCGTCTCCCCGCGTGGCGCGACAGCGCTCCTCGCCACCTCGCGCGCCTGGGCATGGCTGACGGGCCGTGACTACGTCATCCCCGACGACGTGAAGGCCCTCGCCCTGCCCACGCTGCGCCACCGGGTCCAACTGCGCCCCGAGGCGGAGATGGAGGGCGTGACCGCCGACTCCGTCATCAACGCCATCCTCGCCCACGTCCCGGTCCCCCGCTGA
- a CDS encoding DUF58 domain-containing protein — translation MALTGRAALLAALGSIPVGILEPSWTGILAVNGPLALACACDFALAAPVRRLVLTRSGDTSTRLGETADVTLSITNPSRRLLRARLRDAWPPSSWQPGTEVEGSRHRVTVPPGERRRVTTRLRPTRRGDRQADRVTIRSYGPLGLFSRQGTHKVPWTVRVLPPFTSRKHLPSKLARLRELDGRTSVLTRGEGTEFDSLREYVPGDDTRSIDWRATARQTSVAVRTWRPERDRHILLVLDTGRTSAGRVGDVPRLDAALDAALLLAALASRAGDRVALLAYDRRARALVQGRSAGDVLPSLVEVMATLEPELVETDARGLTAAALRTAPQRSLIVLFTTLDAAPVEQGLLPVLPQLTQRHTVLVASVADPHIARMAQARGDVEAVYEAAAAAQAQSERHRTAEQLRRHGVTVVDATPDELAPALADAYLALKAAGRL, via the coding sequence ATGGCGCTCACCGGACGTGCAGCTCTCCTCGCGGCCCTCGGCTCCATCCCCGTCGGCATCCTGGAACCGAGCTGGACGGGCATCCTCGCGGTCAACGGTCCGCTGGCACTGGCCTGCGCGTGCGACTTCGCGCTCGCGGCGCCCGTACGACGCCTCGTCCTGACCCGTTCCGGCGACACCTCCACGCGTCTCGGTGAGACCGCCGACGTCACGCTCTCCATCACCAACCCGTCCCGCCGCCTCCTGCGCGCACGGCTGCGAGACGCCTGGCCGCCCAGCAGTTGGCAGCCCGGTACCGAGGTGGAGGGCTCCCGACACCGCGTCACCGTCCCACCCGGAGAACGCCGTCGTGTCACGACCCGGCTCCGCCCCACCCGCCGCGGCGACCGCCAGGCCGACCGCGTGACCATCCGGTCCTACGGCCCCCTCGGTCTCTTCTCCCGCCAGGGAACCCACAAGGTGCCCTGGACCGTACGGGTTCTGCCCCCTTTCACCAGCCGCAAGCACCTGCCGTCGAAGCTCGCTCGATTGCGTGAACTCGACGGCCGGACCAGCGTGCTGACACGTGGTGAGGGAACCGAGTTCGACAGCTTGCGCGAGTACGTCCCCGGGGACGACACCCGCTCGATCGACTGGCGGGCCACCGCTCGCCAGACCTCGGTCGCCGTCCGCACCTGGCGCCCCGAACGGGACCGCCACATCCTCCTGGTCCTGGACACCGGCCGCACCTCGGCCGGTCGGGTGGGCGACGTGCCACGCCTCGACGCCGCTCTGGACGCGGCTCTCCTCCTGGCAGCCCTCGCCTCCCGCGCCGGCGACCGCGTGGCTCTGCTGGCCTACGACCGGCGCGCACGCGCCCTGGTCCAGGGGCGTTCCGCCGGCGACGTCCTGCCGTCCCTCGTCGAGGTGATGGCGACGCTGGAGCCGGAACTCGTCGAGACGGACGCCCGTGGTCTCACCGCCGCGGCGCTCCGTACGGCGCCTCAGCGTTCCCTGATCGTCCTGTTCACGACGCTCGACGCGGCGCCGGTGGAGCAGGGCCTGCTGCCCGTGCTCCCGCAGCTCACCCAGCGGCACACGGTTCTTGTCGCCTCCGTGGCCGACCCTCATATCGCGCGTATGGCACAGGCCAGAGGAGACGTCGAGGCGGTGTACGAAGCAGCCGCCGCTGCCCAGGCGCAGAGCGAGCGTCACCGCACGGCGGAACAGCTCCGTCGCCATGGGGTAACCGTGGTGGACGCGACGCCGGACGAGCTGGCGCCGGCACTGGCGGACGCGTATCTGGCCCTGAAAGCGGCAGGCCGGCTCTGA